From the genome of Populus trichocarpa isolate Nisqually-1 chromosome 15, P.trichocarpa_v4.1, whole genome shotgun sequence, one region includes:
- the LOC112324289 gene encoding uncharacterized protein LOC112324289, protein MLSFFKPNEQTSTSKGHSPSNVDVSNRSEQPPSKSQRVEIDVNTLERDPGLQIPVWRHPINQQDEIRRAYIKMGPYQPKLAEYPRTESGRQYRRFQYTWFDQFPWLEYSPSKDAVFCFPCFIFENKVPRHLTFTTEGFRSWKRVNDGVRCALLMHVGSLTSPHNNAVKSAEDLMKVSRHIDKVLNAQTVEEVQKNRLRLMTTIESVRWLSLQACAFRGHDESSASNNRGNFLEMIRLMGRLNVDIDDVVLEKAPKNAKYTSPTIQKEILHILANKVRKKICEEVRDAKFCILVDEAKDASNKEQMAIVLRFVDIQGFVRERFFSIVHVSDTTSSTLKKEICDVLARYNLHIFNMRGQGYDGASNMRGAWNGLQALFLRDCPYAYYVHCFAHRLQLALVAAAGNEISIWLFFSKLTTIINLICASPKRHTELHYAQAIEIAHMVATGERETGRGANQIGNLHRSGTTRWSSHFDSICSLIDMYGATITVLESMVQEGSSNSIRGEAGGCLIVMKSFEFIFILYLMHKIMGITDLLCRALQQKSLDILNAMDLVSTTKALLQTLRDAGFDLLLANVQFVCTKYEIDIPHMNASYKNATGRSCQQQGSVTVYQHYHYDIFNSTIDFQLKELNSRFNDETVELLVLSSALEPKDNFKSFKVDAIYKLAEKFYPEDFNEQEMYYLRSQLEHYQIDVIRHESFQNMSTISELCRGLAETNKSQHYHLIDRLIRLVLTLPVSTATTERAFSAMKHVKTVLRNKMEEEFLADSMMIYIERELVEDIDSDSIIDEFYSTKHRRVQF, encoded by the coding sequence atgctTTCATTCTTTAAACCAAACGAACAAACATCAACCAGTAAAGGACATTCTCCTTCCAATGTTGATGTGTCAAATCGTAGTGAACAACCCCCTTCCAAATCTCAAagagttgaaattgatgttaatacTCTTGAACGAGATCCTGGGTTACAAATTCCAGTGTGGAGACATCCTattaatcaacaagatgaaattagaagagctTATATCAAAATGGGTCCATATCAACCTAAGTTAGCAGAGTATCCAAGGACTGAATCAGGGAGACAGTATCGTCGATTTCAGTACACTTGGTTTGATCAATTTCCTTGGCTAGAGTACTCTCCATCAAAGGATgcagtattttgttttccatgctttatctttgaaaacaaagtgCCTCGTCATCTCACATTCACCACCGAAGGCTTTAGAAGTTGGAAGAGGGTTAATGATGGGGTTAGATGTGCACTTTTGATGCATGTGGGAAGTCTCACTTCACCACATAATAATGCTGTGAAATCTGCTGAAGATTTAATGAAAGTAAGTAGACATATTGATAAAGTGTTGAATGCACAAACTGTTGAAGAAGTTCAGAAAAATCGGTTAAGACTTATGACAACAATTGAAAGTGTTCGATGGCTTAGCTTACAAGCATGTGCATTTAGAGGTCATGATGAATCTTCGGCTTCTAATAATCGAGGTAATTTTTTGGAGATGATAAGACTTATGGGGAGACTGAATGTTGACATTGATGATGTTGTCTTAGAAAAAGCTCCGAAAAATGCAAAGTATACATCGCCGACTATTCAAAAAGAGATTTTGCATATTCTTGCGAACAAAGTGAGGAAAAAGATTTGTGAAGAAGTTAGAGATGCaaagttttgtattttggttGACGAAGCCAAAGATGcatcaaataaagaacaaatggctattgttttgagatttgttgACATTCAGGGTTTTGTACGAGAgcgtttttttagtattgtgcATGTTTCAGATACTACTTCTTCAacacttaaaaaagaaatttgtgatGTGCTCGCTCGATATAACTTGCATATTTTCAATATGCGAGGTCAAGGGTATGATGGTGCTAGCAATATGCGTGGCGCATGGAATGGACTACAAGCTCTATTTCTCAGAGATTGTCcttatgcatattatgtacattgtTTTGCTCACCGACTACAACTGGCATTAGTTGCAGCAGCTGGAAATGAgatttctatttggttatttttctcaaaattgacAACCATTATCAACCTTATTTGTGCTTCTCCCAAACGTCATACCGAGTTACATTATGCTCAAGCTATAGAAATTGCACATATGGTAGCTACTGGAGAACGTGAGACTGGTAGAGGGGCTAATCAAATTGGTAATTTACATCGAAGTGGAACTACTCGCTGGAGCTCTCATTTTGATTCTATTTGCAGCTTAATAGATATGTATGGTGCAACTATTACTGTGCTTGAAAGTATGGTTCAAGAAGGGTCTTCTAATTCTATACGTGGAGAAGCTGGTGGTTGTTTGATTGTGatgaaatcttttgaatttatattcatcttatATTTGATGCATAAAATAATGGGGATTACTGATTTACTTTGTCGAGCTTTGCAGCAAAAATCTCTTGACATCTTAAATGCGATGGATCTTGTATCAACTACTAAAGCATTGCTTCAAACTTTGAGAGATGCCGGATTTGATCTTCTCCTTGCAAATGTGCAATTTGTTTGCACAAAATATGAGATTGACATACCACATATGAATGCTTCGTACAAAAATGCTACAGGTCGTTCATGTCAACAACAAGGTTCAGTGACAGTTTACCAGCATtatcattatgatatatttaactcAACAATAGATTTTCAGTTGAAAGAATTAAATTCTAGATTCAATGATGAGACAGTGGAACTCCTTGTACTTAGCTCTGCTTTAGAACCTAAAGacaactttaaatcatttaaagttgATGCTATTTACAAGCTTGCTGAGAAATTTTATCCTGAAGATTTCAATGAACAAGAGATGTATTATTTGAGATCTCAGCTAGAGCATTATCAGATTGATGTGATTCGTCATGAGAGCTTTCAGAATATGTCTACCATTTCTGAATTATGTCGAGGATTAGCTGAAACAAATAAGTCGCAAcactatcatttgattgacaGGTTGATTCGTCTTGTTTTGACTTTGCCTGTTTCCACTGCCACTACAGAGCGGGCATTTTCAGCTATGAAACATGTGAAAACTGTGCTTCGCAATAAAATGGAAGAGGAGTTCTTAGCAGATTCTATGATGATTTACATTGAACGAGAGCTTGTTGAAGATATTGATTCGGATTCGATCATAGATGAATTCTATTCTACAAAACATCGAAGAGTGCAGTTTTga
- the LOC7454469 gene encoding dehydration-responsive element-binding protein 1A, which produces MDVFCSYSDQNPIGSMSLLSVLDEQECSYSSVLSDSSITSSVTKGVQPGAIFSDEEVILASRNPKKRAGRKKFRETRHPVYRGVRRRNSGKWVCEVREPNKKSRIWLGTFPTADMAARAHDVAALALRGRSACLNFADSAWRLPTPASSDAKDIQKAAAEAAEAFRPEGSLGVELTRTGDEVEKVAGTAAGDVFYMDDDADFGMPGLLANIAEGMLLPPPNCCGYSGGDSLDNMENNDTDMSLWSFSV; this is translated from the coding sequence ATGGATGTTTTCTGTAGTTATTCTGATCAGAACCCAATTGGGTCAATGAGTTTGTTGTCAGTTCTTGACGAGCAAGAATGTTCTTATTCTTCTGTTCTTTCAGATAGTAGCATCACTAGTAGTGTTACTAAAGGAGTTCAACCAGGTGCAATTTTTTCTGATGAGGAAGTAATATTAGCTTCCAGGAATCCGAAGAAGAGGGCAGGAAGAAAGAAGTTTAGGGAAACAAGGCATCCTGTGTATAGAGGGGTGAGGAGGAGGAATTCGGGTAAGTGGGTTTGTGAAGTTAGAGAGCCTAATAAGAAATCAAGGATTTGGTTAGGGACTTTTCCTACGGCTGATATGGCTGCTAGGGCACATGATGTTGCTGCTTTGGCGTTGAGGGGGAGGTCTGCTTGCTTGAATTTTGCTGATTCTGCCTGGAGGTTGCCTACTCCGGCTTCCAGCGATGCTAAGGATATTCAGAAGGCTGCAGCGGAGGCAGCAGAGGCTTTCCGGCCGGAGGGGAGTCTGGGAGTTGAGTTAACGAGGACGGGAGATGAGGTTGAGAAGGTTGCAGGGACGGCGGCGGGGGATGTGTTTTATATGGATGATGATGCAGATTTTGGAATGCCAGGTTTGTTGGCTAATATTGCAGAAGGGATGTTATTGCCGCCACCTAATTGTTGTGGTTATTCCGGTGGGGATAGTTTGGATAACATGGAAAATAATGACACCGACATGTCATTATGGAGTTTTtctgtttaa
- the LOC7476782 gene encoding two-component response regulator ARR1 gives MASSQSSNIIQNSSLLKIKILVVDDDSTSLSIVSAMLKTCSYKENRKLELFVVTVKNPFDALSTLRLKKGLFDLVVTDLHMPEMNGMELQQQVDEEFKLPVIIMSSDDSEKVILRTLEGGAAFYIVKPINKDDLKNVWQYAVATKTGKYSLSIKEIGGSQESSSSTVFDQKISVDEVSSAKSTNIKICNEKDRINKNRKRTKEDQEVDSQLAPKKPKVVWTNSLHSRFLQAINHIGLDKAVPKRILEFMSVPGLSRENVASHLQKYRIFLKKVAERGTSSSKNLSGRALKSNFASSQPSLMLKNFQQEYSQFSRQQQVLRASVQAGFGGNTIPTPDGGSNFGSLHSPNQQAPNNNSALQSPYKQSRSFGNPTGFQQLSFGNANQANKKRSGLESNNNTGTNPPASRESVPNGLTHGKSPMQIYQPQNQGRSNLQSFDSSEHNKFGSIGVQATNYRSGVGNIGNNNNSLNTNNNYAGIRVNTDGQLIGAGQLQVSKNKLSNGFGNGGNCGLMNWTHNGNMNVASSSYLAQRGSFPASIESANQFPPTLFTSTVYQGNTPMLLPPPPPPPQQQQQLGLGNGGQHDFAFGLVNNSPPIFGGNYNQQQQFGQGELNFSDMLLEPTNNLTAHQPQGVDQVSTPLHDLLHPDFLNSLHIDDNTPWNEQPSSQVQSGEEAMNPFFGGNASSMDGYFPNFNQQKENGDLMDSELSSLYPDDNGQTGNQVWDDDFLESLFGNESLPMD, from the exons ATGGCATCCAGTCAATCTTCCAATATTATCCAAAATTCCTCcctcttaaaaatcaaaatcttagtTGTAGATGATGATTCTACATCTCTTTCAATTGTTTCAGCAATGCTGAAAACATGTAGTTACAAAG AAAATCGCAAGCTAGAACTTTTCGTTGTCACAGTTAAGAACCCATTTGATGCTTTATCAACTCTTCGACTGAAAAAGGGTTTGTTTGACTTGGTTGTCACTGACCTTCATATGCCTGAGATGAATGGTATGGAGCTGCAACAACAAGTGGATGAAGAATTCAAGCTTCCTGTGATCA TAATGTCATCAGATGATAGTGAAAAGGTCATATTAAGAACTTTAGAGGGTGGTGCTGCGTTTTATATAGTGAAACCAATTAACAAGGATGATCTCAAGAATGTATGGCAATATGCAGTTGCAACTAAAACAGGTAAGTACTCCCTTTCAATAAAGGAAATAGGAGGCAGTCAAGAATCATCGTCTTCGACAGTATTTGATCAGAAAATATCTGTTGACGAAGTGAGTTCTGCAAAATCCACCAATATCAAAATATGCAATGAAAAagatagaataaataaaaacaggaagaGGACAAAGGAAGATCAAGAAGTAGATAGCCAGCTTGCCCCAAAAAAGCCTAAGGTGGTTTGGACAAATTCACTTCACAGTCGGTTTTTGCAAGCTATAAACCACATAGGGCTAGACA AGGCTGTTCCAAAAAGAATTCTTGAATTCATGAGTGTGCCAGGGCTGTCAAGAGAAAACGTTGCCAGCCACTTACAG AAGTATCGTATCTTCCTAAAAAAGGTTGCAGAAAGAGGTACCAGTTCATCAAAGAACTTGTCAGGACGGGCTCTTAAGTCAAACTTTGCATCTAGCCAACCCTCATTGATGCTCAAAAATTTCCAGCAAGAGTATTCACAATTTTCAAGACAACAACAAGTATTAAGAGCATCTGTTCAAGCAGGTTTTGGAGGGAATACCATTCCAACTCCTGATGGTGGTTCCAATTTTGGGAGCTTGCACTCTCCAAACCAGCAAGCTCCAAACAACAACTCCGCACTTCAATCACCATACAAGCAGTCTCGTTCATTTGGCAATCCAACAGGGTTTCAGCAGCTATCATTTGGCAATGCTAATCaagccaataaaaaaagatcaggTTTGGAATCGAATAACAATACAGGAACAAACCCTCCGGCCTCTCGTGAAAGTGTCCCTAATGGCCTCACCCATGGTAAAAGTCCAATGCAGATATACCAACCACAAAATCAAGGAAGATCAAATCTTCAGAGTTTTGATAGCTCAGAACATAACAAATTTGGTTCCATTGGAGTTCAAGCTACCAACTACAGGTCAGGAGTCGGGAATATTGGAAACAACAACAATTCCTTGAATACCAATAATAATTATGCTGGAATTCGAGTGAATACCGATGGACAACTCATTGGAGCAGGCCAACTGCAAGTCAGTAAGAATAAACTATCAAATGGTTTTGGTAATGGTGGTAATTGTGGCTTGATGAATTGGACTCACAACGGCAACATGAATGTTGCATCATCAAGCTATTTGGCTCAAAGAGGGTCTTTTCCGGCTAGTATTGAGAGTGCAAACCAATTCCCACCAACATTATTCACTAGTACTGTTTATCAAGGGAATACTCCTATGCTgctgccgccgccgccgccgccaccacaacaacaacaacaacttgGTCTTGGGAATGGAGGGCAACATGACTTTGCATTTGGCCTAGTGAACAATAGTCCTCCTATCTTTGGTGGAAATTACAATCAGCAGCAACAATTTGGTCAAGGTGAACTAAATTTTAGCGATATGCTTTTGGAGCCTACCAACAATTTAACTGCTCATCAG CCACAAGGTGTTGATCAAGTGAGCACTCCCTTGCATGACCTCTTGCATCCAGACTTCCTTAACTCACTTCATATTGATGACAATACTCCTTGGAATGAACAACCTTCTAGCCAG GTTCAAAGTGGAGAAGAAGCTATGAATCCCTTCTTCGGAGGTAATGCCAGTTCAATGGACGGGTATTTTCCTAACTTTAATCAG CAAAAAGAAAATGGTGACCTCATGGATTCTGAGCTCAGTAGCCTTTATCCAGATGACAATGGACAAACAGGGAATCAG GTTTGGGATGATGATTTCTTGGAATCTTTATTTGGAAATGAGTCCCTCCCAATGGATTAG
- the LOC7474013 gene encoding uncharacterized protein LOC7474013 produces the protein MARSPFHRILLFAWIVVLLMDGVHASDGDADPIYKACVEQCEKTGCVGEKCFQHCKFSSDGKPEGGPWYLQEPLYLQWKQWDCRSDCRYHCMLTREEEREKLGGKPVKYHGKWLFRRAYGFQEPVSVALSALNLAIQFHGWVSFFILIYYKLPLTPSKKNYYEYTGLWNIYGILSMNSWFWSAVFHSRDVELTEKLHFSSAVALLGFSLILAILRAFSVRNEASRVMVSTPVIAFVTTHILYLNCYNLDYGLNIKVCVTMGVAQLLIWAVWAGVTHHPSWSKLWVAVVGGGLAMLLEIYDFPPYHRFVDAHALWHATTIPLTYLWWSFAKDDAEFRTSSLHKKAK, from the exons GATCCGATTTACAA AGCTTGTGTGGAGCAATGTGAGAAAACTGGGTGTGTGGGGGAAAAATGCTTCCAACACTGTAAATTCTCGTCTGATGGGAAGCCGGAGGGTGGGCCATGGTATCTACAAGAGCCACTCTATCTGCAGTGGAAACAATGGGATTGTCGTAGTGACTGTCGATACCACTGCATGCTCACCAGggaggaagaaagagagaaacttGGTGGGAAGCCTGTCAAGTATCATGGGAAATGGCTGTTTCGTCGTGCTTATGGTTTTCAG GAACCTGTTTCTGTTGCTCTCTCTGCACTCAATCTCGCTATTCAGTTTCATGGTTGGGTATCCTTTTTCATCCTGATATACTACAAGTTGCCGCTGACTCCTAGTAAGAAGAATTACTATGAATATACTGGCTTGTGGAACATCTATGGGATCCTATCTATGAACTCCTGGTTCTGGAGTGCTGTTTTCCACAGTCG AGATGTTGAGTTGACAGAGAAACTACATTTTTCGTCTGCTGTGGCATTACTAGGGTTTTCCCTTATCCTAGCAATACTGCGAGCTTTCAGCGTGAGAAATGAGGCTTCCAGGGTCATGGTTTCTACTCCAGTGATTGCATTTGTTACTACACATATCTTATATCTGAACTGCTACAACCTTGATTATG GTCTAAACATTAAAGTTTGTGTAACCATGGGCGTAGCCCAGCTTCTCATTTGGGCAGTGTGGGCTGGTGTCACTCACCACCCTTCCTGGTCTAAGTTGTGGGTGGCTGTTGTTGGAGGCGGACTTGCCATGCTCTTGGAAATATATGACTTCCCGCCTTACCACAGATTTGTGGATGCTCATGCTCTCTGGCATGCCACTACCATCCCACTTACATATCTTTGGTGGAGCTTTGCGAAGGATGATGCTGAGTTTAGAACATCAAGTCTCCACAAGAAAGCAAAGTAG
- the LOC7473558 gene encoding ethylene-responsive transcription factor ERF027 has translation MANPKPQADQLPPLHSPILIPSPIRSSGQPFSSRHDEHPPRLIRSPIGFSSQPMSGRHGDQSPRRPIRPPGGSSAQPASGRHPTFKGVRLRSGKWVSEIREPRKTTRVWLGTYPTPEMAATAYDVAALALKGTNTPLNFPESILSYPTPASASPGDIRAAAASAASARSPKRESGPNPEMGQPETEGSSSIITADVQSGQEIFDEEELLNMPNLLVDMAGGMLVSPPRINTLSSDDSPGSSDAESLWSYH, from the coding sequence atggccaATCCTAAGCCCCAAGCTGACCAATTACCACCACTTCACTCTCCAATCCTGATCCCGTCTCCGATCAGATCTTCGGGTCAGCCCTTTAGTTCAAGGCATGATGAACATCCACCGAGGCTTATTCGATCGCCCATTGGGTTTTCGAGTCAGCCCATGAGTGGAAGGCATGGTGACCAATCACCGAGGCGCCCTATTCGACCACCGGGTGGTTCATCGGCTCAGCCCGCAAGCGGAAGACACCCGACTTTTAAAGGTGTTAGGTTACGGAGTGGAAAATGGGTATCCGAGATCCGGGAACCACGTAAAACCACGCGTGTATGGCTCGGTACGTATCCAACTCCTGAGATGGCAGCCACCGCCTATGATGTGGCTGCTCTAGCGCTTAAAGGCACCAACACGCCACTGAATTTCCCGGAATCAATCCTTTCCTATCCAACACCAGCCTCAGCATCCCCTGGTGATATAAGGGCTGCAGCTGCTAGTGCAGCATCAGCCAGGTCACCCAAGCGTGAAAGTGGGCCAAACCCTGAGATGGGCCAGCCTGAAACAGAAGGCTCATCATCTATTATCACTGCTGATGTTCAATCAGGACAGGAAATTTTCGACGAGGAAGAACTTTTAAACATGCCCAATTTGCTAGTTGACATGGCAGGAGGAATGCTAGTAAGCCCACCAAGAATAAACACACTATCTTCTGATGATTCACCAGGGAGTTCCGATGCTGAAAGCCTATGGTCCTACCACTAA
- the LOC7454470 gene encoding uncharacterized protein LOC7454470, which produces MPRETSPGLKILWLWTIGTAGILVTSVVRTRLKDMEQMMNTDHQQQQQEEHQSSLSDPVLLDSDEGVIEEVKS; this is translated from the exons ATGCCGAGAGAGACGAGTCCAGGCTTGAAGATCCTCTGGTTATGGACCATCGGCACCGCCGGCA TTTTGGTTACAAGTGTGGTAAGGACCAGGCTAAAAGACATGGAGCAGATGATGAACACTgaccaccagcagcagcagcaggaagAGCATCAAAGCAGTCTAAGTGATCCAGTCTTATTGGATTCTGACGAGGGAGTCATTGAAGAAGTGAAATCGTAG